Proteins from one Clostridium cellulovorans 743B genomic window:
- the mnmG gene encoding tRNA uridine-5-carboxymethylaminomethyl(34) synthesis enzyme MnmG, with amino-acid sequence MKYFGGEYDVVVVGAGHAGVEAALAAARMGMNTLLTTINLDSVGFMPCNPNIGGTAKGHLVREIDALGGEMGVNIDKTFIQSRMLNTSKGPAVHSLRAQADKKRYSDEMKRVVEGTDNLNLRQIEVTAIDVEDGKVVGVQTRNGAYFKTKAVVLATGTYLKAKVIIGDVSYHSGPNGLQPADDLSQSLLDIGVELRRFKTGTPARISSKSVDFSKMIEQPGDEKITPFSFQNDYLERDQISCWLTYTNEETQNVIKANIDRSPLYNGSIVGTGPRYCPSIEDKIMRFPDKDRHQVFIEPEGENTDEMYVGGMSSSLPEDVQIAMYRTVPGLENVEILRTAYAIEYDSINPLQLKLSLEFKNINGLFGAGQLNGSSGYEEAACQGLIAGINAVLKIRGEEPLILKRSDGYIGVLIDDLVTKGTNEPYRMMTSRAEYRLLLRQDNADLRLTELGRKVGLVSDERFEKFLSRKNAIEIELERIKSLQITNKTSVNEFLESIGSVALRKPISLYELIKRPELDYYKVEALDVDRSELLDSVKEQVNIAAKYEGYIEKQLEQVEQFKKFENRRIPEDINYNDIKGLRIEAIQKLQKTNPINIGQASRISGVSPADVSVLLIYMEQLNANKNIK; translated from the coding sequence ATGAAATACTTTGGCGGAGAATATGATGTTGTAGTTGTTGGAGCTGGTCATGCAGGCGTTGAAGCGGCGTTAGCAGCTGCCAGAATGGGAATGAATACGCTACTTACCACAATAAATTTGGATTCAGTAGGTTTTATGCCTTGTAATCCTAATATAGGTGGAACAGCAAAGGGTCATTTAGTAAGAGAAATTGACGCTCTAGGTGGAGAGATGGGAGTAAATATAGATAAAACTTTTATCCAGTCAAGAATGCTCAATACATCTAAAGGACCTGCAGTACATTCTTTAAGAGCACAAGCTGATAAAAAAAGATATTCTGATGAAATGAAACGAGTTGTTGAAGGAACTGATAATTTAAATTTAAGGCAAATTGAAGTTACAGCTATTGATGTTGAAGATGGTAAGGTTGTTGGAGTTCAGACTAGAAACGGAGCTTATTTCAAGACTAAAGCAGTTGTTTTAGCTACAGGGACTTATTTAAAAGCAAAGGTTATAATTGGTGATGTAAGTTATCATAGTGGTCCTAATGGATTACAGCCAGCGGATGACTTATCACAAAGCTTATTAGATATAGGCGTTGAATTAAGAAGATTTAAAACTGGAACGCCAGCTAGAATTTCTTCTAAATCTGTTGATTTTAGTAAAATGATAGAACAACCTGGTGATGAAAAAATTACACCATTCTCATTTCAAAATGATTATTTAGAAAGAGATCAGATATCTTGTTGGTTAACTTATACTAATGAAGAAACTCAAAATGTAATTAAAGCAAATATTGATAGATCACCTTTATATAATGGTAGCATAGTTGGAACAGGACCAAGATATTGTCCATCTATCGAAGATAAAATAATGAGGTTCCCAGATAAAGATAGACATCAAGTTTTTATTGAGCCAGAGGGTGAAAATACTGATGAGATGTATGTTGGAGGAATGTCATCTTCATTGCCAGAAGATGTGCAAATAGCAATGTATAGAACAGTACCAGGACTTGAGAATGTAGAAATCTTAAGAACTGCATACGCAATAGAGTATGATTCTATAAATCCACTTCAGTTAAAGTTATCTCTTGAATTTAAAAATATTAATGGATTATTTGGAGCAGGACAGTTAAATGGAAGTTCCGGTTATGAAGAAGCTGCTTGCCAAGGACTTATAGCAGGAATCAATGCAGTATTGAAGATACGAGGTGAAGAACCTTTAATATTAAAAAGAAGTGATGGATATATTGGTGTATTAATTGATGATCTAGTTACTAAGGGGACTAATGAACCTTATAGAATGATGACATCAAGAGCTGAATACAGACTTTTATTAAGACAAGATAATGCAGATTTAAGGCTTACTGAGCTTGGTAGAAAGGTAGGACTAGTAAGTGATGAGAGGTTTGAAAAATTTTTAAGTCGTAAAAATGCTATTGAAATAGAACTTGAAAGAATAAAAAGCCTTCAAATAACAAACAAAACATCAGTAAATGAATTTCTAGAAAGTATAGGTTCAGTAGCATTAAGAAAACCTATATCATTATATGAATTAATTAAGAGACCAGAACTTGATTATTATAAGGTAGAAGCTTTAGATGTTGACAGGTCAGAACTTTTAGATAGTGTAAAGGAACAAGTTAACATTGCTGCCAAGTATGAAGGATATATAGAAAAACAACTTGAACAAGTAGAACAATTTAAGAAATTTGAAAACAGAAGAATTCCAGAAGATATAAATTATAATGATATAAAGGGTCTTAGAATTGAGGCAATCCAAAAGTTACAAAAAACAAATCCTATAAACATTGGTCAAGCATCAAGAATTTCAGGTGTATCACCAGCAGATGTATCTGTATTATTGATATATATGGAACAATTAAATGCTAATAAAAATATCAAATAA